In Helianthus annuus cultivar XRQ/B chromosome 3, HanXRQr2.0-SUNRISE, whole genome shotgun sequence, a single window of DNA contains:
- the LOC110931234 gene encoding LRR receptor-like serine/threonine-protein kinase IOS1 produces MNTDLTINDELFTPRNQQFTFSELKSITNNFKTIIGRGWFGTVYHGYNGNDPVAVKMLTESSSQGYKEFQAEVKLLMDVRHKNITSLVGYCNDNNQKGIIYEYMANGSLEMHLFDGSPNVLSWETRLQIACDAAEGLVYLHHGCKPPIVHRDVKPSNILLNQVFQAKLADFGMSKAFATEDATHVSMVVVGTHGYLDPEYYLTNWLTEKSDVYSFGVVLLELITSRRATSEDINMIERVKSMVAQGNVNNLVDPRLEGRFNINTAWKVVELAIACVSHTSIRRPTMNNVAMELKNCLQVEKACDGKPNNQSGYLSFNVESMISPKAR; encoded by the exons ATGAATACAGATTTGACCATAAATGATGAGCTGTTTACACCTAGAAATCAACAGTTCACATTTTCTGAGTTGAAGAGTATTACTAACAACTTCAAGACAATTATTGGGAGAGGATGGTTTGGAACAGTGTACCATGGTTATAATGGTAATGACCCGGTTGCTGTAAAGATGCTTACTGAATCATCAAGTCAAGGTTATAAGGAATTTCAGGCAGAG GTCAAGCTTCTAATGGATGTCCGTCATAAAAACATAACCTCACTAGTTGGATACTGCAATGACAACAACCAAAAGGGGATTATCTACGAGTACATGGCTAATGGGAGCTTAGAAATGCATCTATTTG ATGGAAGTCCAAATGTCTTGAGCTGGGAAACAAGGTTACAAATTGCATGTGATGCAGCAGAAG GGCTAGTGTACCTGCATCATGGTTGCAAGCCACCGATAGTCCATAGAGATGTGAAGCCTTCAAACATACTATTGAATCAAGTTTTCCAAGCAAAACTAGCAGATTTTGGGATGTCCAAGGCTTTCGCAACTGAAGATGCCACCCATGTATCAATGGTAGTTGTCGGTACTCATGGATACCTTGACCCTGA GTATTACTTGACTAACTGGTTGACTGAGAAAAGCGACGTGTATAGTTTTGGAGTAGTACTCTTGGAGTTGATTACAAGCCGACGAGCGACATCCGAAGACATAAACATGATTGAAAGGGTTAAGTCAATGGTTGCACAAGGAAATGTTAATAATTTAGTTGACCCTAGGTTAGAGGGGAGGTTTAACATTAATACAGCCTGGAAGGTAGTAGAATTGGCTATTGCCTGTGTTTCTCACACATCCATCAGAAGGCCCACCATGAACAATGTGGCTATGGAGCTCAAGAACTGTTTGCAAGTAGAGAAAGCTTGTGATGGTAAACCAAATAATCAAAGTGGATACTTATCCTTTAATGTGGAATCTATGATAAGTCCAAAGGCAAGATAG